The following are from one region of the Granulicella aggregans genome:
- a CDS encoding carboxypeptidase regulatory-like domain-containing protein, with translation MRNLVLKLSLVVVLVLYAGFSAIGQTITGDIVGTVTDPSGAVVAGAKVTATNVATNVATSATTNQDGVYSIRFLQIGTYKVSVTSKGFTTLETTPFLLEVAQVAKVDAKLKLGSEASVQVNSQLAPILNTENGTISTNIPATLINDLPVNGHSFMELAQFAPGVSVGDQNQWNGATGSPNNSGERPQSFATLPNINGNRTYNNNYYIDGIENTDSGADLGNGFGEPIYDPDPDSLESVNIFTSSAPAEFGNATGGQIVSVLKSGTNQFHGSASGYLQNYLMDANTFGNKRNYNVISATSTTPGTITPRSPYTQTIYSGTFGGPVVIPKLFNGKNKLFFFADYQGYFKPSGSISQTNVALNAWRGNTTSNDPNDPSVSPLAGYAYFGSALGKQLYDSQNGFAPFNQTINGTTYQNLVPIKNPVATYLFAHPNLYPLANTPITGLIQNGYTGTVKSLTENNQFDVKMDYSPTDNDRISGSFSYSNAHDGQSQFLTPVSFPTLSYFPYKALRLNYVHTFSASVVNEFRIGLTRNHYNQLPATNASFGANGDGVVGINFPNQTALGFTQQGFSVNGAQGINSFGTSSAFNTGVDNTFQYEDNLTILRGHHTIKAGAQLIRYQNNYFPGANYGGALGTQSYTGLFTGDPAAGSATGYDFADFVLGYVSSLTVSQSIGDVGEREYRSAVFAQDDWKITPTLTLNLGLRYQYTQPVYEVNNKISNINLATGAIVLAGQDGNSRSLYSPVHNEFNPRLGFAWQERPRLVIRGGLGITTFMDFNALSHTGNFPFTAKVAESAVNPTTTSGGTPFFTANGFPTATGTNTNYTAWTNLKPQFETQYDLVSEYELSNTSSLTLAYVGNFANRLLDVRNPNQWTLIGTPSSAPYFSTLGKGSVNLYESEGASNFNAAEVSYRQRPTQGLELIVNYTYSKNLADTTGPIAINDISGTTTLPEDSYDLHREYGPVGSDQRHQFNGIANYALPFGSGKRFFSGANRAVDEAIGGWKVSASSVLLGGFPLAIRAGSTGNILGGGGYIRAHQYRKMKIVGRKYGYIVGNGPNSAGVVGNYLQSFPNNEVLAGAFGTDPSATHSNYIGAGTCNNSALQQDDGSCAYGIPFVLTEATGQAPNFNDTVRIGTERAPAFRGVDGTLSKDFRVYETNTLQFRCNAYNLGNITSYNNPNVIINGSNNWGIVQSTRSQQRTLELQLTYKF, from the coding sequence ATGCGCAATTTGGTACTCAAGCTGAGCCTGGTGGTAGTTCTTGTCCTATACGCTGGCTTCTCCGCCATTGGCCAGACCATCACCGGCGATATCGTTGGCACGGTCACGGACCCCAGCGGAGCCGTAGTGGCAGGTGCAAAGGTTACGGCCACCAACGTTGCGACGAATGTTGCCACATCGGCCACAACGAATCAGGATGGCGTCTACAGCATCCGCTTTCTGCAGATCGGCACGTACAAGGTCTCGGTGACGTCGAAGGGCTTTACCACGCTGGAGACCACTCCGTTCCTGCTTGAGGTTGCCCAGGTTGCTAAGGTGGATGCAAAGCTGAAGCTGGGTAGCGAGGCGAGTGTCCAGGTGAACTCGCAACTGGCACCCATCCTGAACACGGAGAACGGCACGATCAGCACCAACATTCCCGCTACGCTGATCAACGATCTGCCGGTAAACGGCCACAGTTTCATGGAGCTTGCGCAGTTTGCGCCGGGTGTCTCGGTCGGCGACCAGAACCAGTGGAACGGCGCTACAGGCAGCCCAAACAACTCCGGCGAGCGTCCTCAGAGCTTTGCCACCTTGCCGAACATCAACGGCAACCGCACCTACAACAACAACTACTACATCGACGGCATCGAGAACACGGACAGCGGCGCAGATTTGGGGAACGGCTTCGGCGAGCCTATCTACGATCCGGACCCGGATTCGCTGGAGTCGGTAAATATCTTTACCAGTTCCGCTCCGGCCGAGTTCGGGAACGCGACGGGCGGTCAGATTGTGTCAGTGCTGAAGAGCGGAACGAACCAGTTCCACGGCAGTGCGTCAGGCTACCTGCAGAACTATCTGATGGACGCGAATACCTTCGGCAACAAGCGCAACTACAACGTCATCAGTGCGACCAGTACCACGCCTGGCACCATCACGCCGCGAAGCCCTTACACGCAGACGATCTACTCCGGCACGTTTGGCGGACCTGTTGTGATTCCGAAGCTCTTCAATGGAAAGAACAAACTCTTCTTCTTTGCGGACTATCAGGGCTACTTCAAGCCAAGCGGATCGATTAGCCAGACGAACGTGGCGCTGAATGCGTGGCGTGGAAACACGACGAGCAACGACCCTAACGATCCCAGTGTCTCGCCGCTGGCCGGCTATGCATACTTCGGCAGTGCGTTGGGTAAACAGCTCTACGATTCGCAGAACGGTTTCGCCCCCTTCAACCAGACGATCAACGGAACGACCTATCAGAACCTGGTGCCGATCAAGAACCCGGTGGCGACGTACCTGTTTGCGCACCCCAACCTATATCCGCTTGCCAACACGCCGATCACCGGCCTGATCCAGAACGGATACACGGGCACGGTCAAGTCGCTGACGGAGAACAACCAGTTCGACGTGAAAATGGACTACTCGCCGACGGACAACGATCGCATATCCGGCAGCTTCTCCTACAGCAACGCGCACGACGGTCAGTCGCAGTTTCTGACTCCTGTCTCGTTTCCGACGCTCAGCTACTTTCCCTACAAGGCGCTTCGGCTCAACTACGTCCATACTTTCTCTGCTTCTGTCGTGAACGAGTTCCGCATTGGGTTGACGAGGAATCACTACAACCAGCTGCCCGCGACGAACGCTTCATTTGGTGCCAACGGCGACGGCGTAGTCGGTATCAACTTCCCGAACCAGACCGCGCTCGGTTTCACCCAGCAGGGTTTTAGCGTCAACGGGGCGCAGGGCATCAACTCGTTCGGCACAAGCTCCGCGTTCAATACCGGGGTCGACAACACCTTCCAGTACGAAGACAACCTCACGATCCTTCGCGGACACCATACCATCAAGGCTGGCGCGCAGCTGATCCGCTACCAGAACAACTACTTCCCCGGTGCCAACTACGGCGGCGCTTTGGGAACTCAGAGCTATACAGGGCTGTTTACCGGTGATCCCGCAGCGGGCAGCGCTACGGGTTATGACTTCGCAGACTTCGTGCTGGGTTACGTGAGCAGTTTGACCGTATCGCAGTCGATCGGCGACGTGGGTGAGCGAGAGTACCGCTCTGCCGTCTTCGCGCAGGACGACTGGAAGATCACGCCGACCTTGACGCTGAACCTGGGTCTGCGCTACCAGTACACGCAGCCCGTTTATGAGGTGAACAATAAAATATCGAACATCAATCTTGCAACGGGCGCGATTGTCCTCGCTGGACAGGACGGCAATAGCCGCTCTCTGTACAGTCCGGTCCACAATGAGTTCAATCCCCGGCTGGGCTTCGCCTGGCAGGAACGTCCGCGTCTGGTGATTCGCGGAGGCCTGGGGATCACGACGTTTATGGACTTCAACGCTCTGAGCCACACCGGCAACTTTCCATTCACGGCGAAGGTCGCTGAGTCGGCGGTGAATCCCACGACGACCTCCGGTGGCACACCGTTTTTTACCGCAAATGGATTTCCTACGGCGACCGGCACCAACACGAACTATACAGCGTGGACGAACCTGAAGCCGCAGTTCGAGACGCAGTACGACCTCGTCAGCGAATATGAGTTGAGCAACACGTCGTCTTTGACGCTCGCCTATGTGGGCAACTTTGCCAACCGGCTGTTGGACGTCCGCAACCCGAATCAGTGGACGTTGATCGGTACACCTTCAAGCGCTCCTTATTTCAGCACGCTGGGCAAGGGTTCGGTAAATCTCTATGAGTCGGAGGGCGCTTCGAACTTCAACGCGGCCGAGGTCAGCTACAGGCAGCGTCCGACGCAGGGGCTGGAGCTGATCGTCAACTACACCTACTCGAAGAACCTCGCCGACACGACGGGGCCTATCGCGATCAACGATATCTCGGGGACGACGACCTTGCCTGAGGACAGTTACGACCTTCATCGGGAGTACGGCCCGGTGGGTTCGGACCAGCGCCACCAGTTTAACGGCATCGCCAACTACGCGTTACCGTTTGGCAGTGGCAAACGCTTCTTCTCCGGGGCGAACCGTGCGGTCGATGAGGCGATCGGTGGTTGGAAAGTCTCGGCCAGCTCGGTGCTTCTCGGCGGATTCCCGCTGGCCATTCGCGCCGGAAGCACAGGGAACATCCTGGGCGGCGGTGGGTACATTCGGGCCCACCAGTACCGCAAGATGAAGATCGTCGGCCGGAAGTATGGCTATATCGTGGGCAACGGGCCCAATTCAGCGGGAGTTGTGGGTAACTATCTGCAGAGCTTCCCGAACAATGAGGTTCTGGCGGGAGCGTTCGGCACTGACCCGAGCGCGACCCACTCGAACTATATTGGGGCGGGCACCTGCAACAACTCTGCGCTGCAGCAGGACGACGGTTCCTGCGCCTACGGCATTCCGTTCGTCCTGACGGAGGCAACCGGTCAGGCGCCGAACTTCAACGATACGGTACGGATCGGGACGGAACGCGCTCCCGCCTTCCGGGGAGTGGACGGGACGCTCTCAAAGGACTTCCGGGTCTACGAGACGAACACGCTGCAGTTCCGCTGCAACGCCTACAATCTGGGCAACATCACCAGCTATAACAACCCGAACGTGATCATCAATGGCAGCAACAACTGGGGCATCGTGCAGAGCACACGGTCGCAGCAGAGGACGCTTGAACTTCAGTTGACGTACAAGTTCTAG
- a CDS encoding GntR family transcriptional regulator encodes MTPVTIKRVSKKRTAETNAVPAKQRIYNHVHEQVSRGELPGGQVISELQLSRDLGTSRSPVREAIAQLIADGLLEQAPNRSAVVVDLKREDIIDLYEVREALEIYAVHKVAQRGLPARSYAQLQECLGELQAMLDHLRMSGERALNEEQTTRYSNLDMKFHSMLVLSAQNVRMQRIVVDTRLLVRIFAMRRSGHEVEKLEEIHRQHLSIVQAVAEGRADDAVSYLSAHIHTSLKERLEEFDFWKRENALRNYPIEFAAT; translated from the coding sequence ATGACGCCAGTGACAATCAAGAGGGTTTCCAAAAAGAGAACGGCAGAGACGAACGCCGTGCCGGCGAAGCAAAGAATCTATAACCACGTTCATGAACAGGTCAGTCGGGGCGAGCTTCCAGGCGGCCAGGTGATCTCTGAGTTGCAGTTGTCGCGTGACCTGGGGACGAGCCGATCTCCGGTGCGGGAGGCGATCGCGCAACTGATCGCCGACGGCCTGCTGGAGCAGGCACCCAACCGGAGCGCTGTGGTGGTAGATCTTAAACGAGAAGACATCATTGACCTCTACGAGGTGCGTGAGGCGCTGGAGATTTATGCCGTGCACAAGGTGGCGCAACGCGGTCTTCCGGCGAGGAGTTACGCGCAACTGCAGGAGTGCCTGGGTGAGCTGCAGGCGATGCTGGATCATTTGCGGATGAGCGGCGAACGGGCATTGAACGAGGAGCAGACGACCAGATATTCCAACCTGGACATGAAGTTTCACTCGATGCTGGTTCTCTCGGCGCAGAACGTGCGGATGCAGCGGATCGTCGTCGACACGCGACTGCTGGTCCGGATCTTCGCCATGCGGCGGTCGGGCCATGAGGTCGAGAAACTCGAAGAGATCCACCGGCAGCATCTCTCGATCGTTCAGGCGGTCGCGGAGGGCCGGGCGGACGATGCTGTGAGCTATCTTTCGGCACATATTCACACCAGCCTGAAGGAGCGCCTCGAAGAGTTCGACTTCTGGAAGCGGGAGAACGCCCTGCGCAACTACCCGATCGAGTTCGCGGCCACGTAG
- a CDS encoding dihydrodipicolinate synthase family protein: protein MFAAMTVPRTNDGVVEIAAFAHHMEFLLRCGITGFALNGATGEYCLTSPQELGEMLRKARELGGADVTLLSGIGGAGFHQVSRLLETAQASGADGLLLPMPHFFPYGQGDLDTFVREVAQHASLPVLLYDLPGFTTPLNSETVLRLVQELPQIIGLKDSSGSLLTLHRLKASVPGANCVVGNDSALFGALSESVCDGVVSGVACVLPELMQAFYREARTAPHSDNALALKGHLDRFIEWLGQFPVPWGLKIIAEERRLSAADFPFPLSPESTRARSQFIEWFRASKPDLMIE, encoded by the coding sequence GTGTTCGCAGCCATGACGGTTCCTCGTACCAACGACGGAGTCGTGGAGATTGCTGCCTTCGCGCATCACATGGAGTTTCTCCTGCGCTGCGGTATCACCGGCTTCGCACTCAACGGCGCAACCGGAGAGTACTGCCTCACCTCGCCTCAAGAGCTTGGGGAGATGCTGCGCAAGGCCCGGGAACTCGGCGGCGCCGACGTCACGCTTCTGAGTGGTATCGGCGGCGCCGGTTTTCATCAGGTCTCCCGACTGCTCGAAACCGCTCAGGCGTCCGGTGCCGACGGGCTTCTCCTGCCCATGCCTCACTTCTTCCCTTACGGACAAGGCGATCTCGACACCTTTGTTCGCGAAGTCGCACAGCACGCATCCTTACCTGTGCTGCTCTACGATCTGCCAGGCTTCACAACGCCGCTTAATTCTGAGACCGTTCTTCGCCTCGTCCAGGAGCTCCCACAAATTATCGGTCTTAAGGACAGCAGCGGATCGCTGCTCACGTTGCATCGCCTGAAGGCGAGCGTTCCGGGAGCGAACTGCGTGGTCGGCAACGACTCCGCGCTCTTCGGAGCTCTTTCGGAGTCAGTCTGCGATGGCGTCGTCTCCGGAGTCGCCTGCGTCCTGCCCGAACTCATGCAGGCCTTCTATCGCGAAGCGAGGACCGCACCCCATAGTGACAACGCCCTAGCTCTGAAGGGGCATCTCGATCGATTCATCGAATGGCTTGGACAATTCCCGGTTCCCTGGGGTCTGAAGATCATCGCCGAGGAACGCCGGCTCAGCGCGGCGGACTTTCCCTTTCCTTTGTCGCCGGAAAGCACAAGGGCCCGTTCGCAGTTCATCGAATGGTTCCGTGCCAGCAAACCCGATCTGATGATCGAATAA
- a CDS encoding MFS transporter produces the protein MRIYPWLVVAMLWTVCLLNYADRQSIYSVFPLIKVEFHLTDVQLGVIAGSFMWMYAAFGPAAGWLADRVSGKRLVLSALAFWSAMTALTAFTDGYHILTAVRALGGLGEAFYFPAAMTLIARYHGAETRSRAMAIHQSAVYVGTVAGGALSAIVAEQAGWRQGFLLFGLLGVALAAVLSFTLREPRAALLTVSETGQPADLWTSIREVLTNRKVLLLTGVFAGANFVAVVFMVWLPTFLRDKFHMGLASAGLNSVLSLQLASIAGVLLGGFAADRVVLSSRWTRRQVQGCGLVIGVPCLFLLGRAPTMRTLLAAMIGFGLCKGIYDSNIWASLYDVVPVSRRGVAAGLMNSIGWLGAGAAPIAAAAGAKLFGFSACLSATSMIYLVLAVPMLWPARNVSYRSGASSIAPTA, from the coding sequence GTGCGGATCTACCCTTGGCTGGTCGTAGCCATGCTCTGGACCGTCTGCTTGTTGAACTACGCGGACCGTCAATCGATCTACTCCGTCTTTCCGTTGATCAAGGTGGAGTTTCATTTGACGGACGTCCAACTGGGCGTGATCGCTGGAAGTTTCATGTGGATGTATGCGGCGTTCGGGCCGGCGGCCGGGTGGCTTGCCGACCGTGTCTCCGGGAAGCGGTTAGTGCTGAGCGCGCTCGCGTTCTGGTCCGCAATGACCGCACTCACCGCGTTCACCGATGGTTACCACATCCTCACCGCGGTCCGCGCCCTGGGCGGTTTGGGCGAGGCCTTTTACTTTCCCGCCGCGATGACTTTGATCGCCCGCTACCATGGCGCGGAGACGCGTTCGCGGGCGATGGCAATCCACCAGTCGGCGGTGTATGTGGGCACAGTTGCGGGAGGCGCTCTCTCCGCGATCGTCGCGGAACAAGCAGGATGGCGGCAGGGCTTCCTTCTCTTCGGCCTTCTCGGCGTGGCACTCGCCGCGGTTCTCTCCTTCACGCTTCGCGAGCCGCGGGCAGCCCTGCTTACCGTCTCCGAGACGGGACAGCCGGCGGACCTCTGGACCAGCATCCGCGAGGTGCTGACGAACCGCAAGGTGCTGCTGCTGACCGGTGTCTTTGCCGGAGCGAACTTTGTCGCGGTGGTTTTCATGGTATGGCTGCCGACCTTTCTTCGCGATAAGTTCCACATGGGGCTCGCCAGCGCTGGCTTGAACAGTGTGCTCTCGCTGCAGCTCGCATCGATTGCAGGCGTGCTGCTGGGCGGCTTTGCCGCCGACCGCGTCGTGCTATCCAGCCGGTGGACGCGGCGACAGGTGCAGGGCTGCGGCCTGGTGATCGGCGTGCCTTGTCTGTTCCTGCTCGGACGCGCACCGACGATGCGAACGCTGCTGGCTGCAATGATCGGCTTCGGGCTATGCAAGGGGATCTACGACTCCAACATCTGGGCGTCGCTGTACGACGTTGTCCCGGTTTCGCGGCGAGGAGTGGCGGCGGGACTGATGAACTCGATCGGATGGCTTGGCGCCGGTGCCGCTCCAATCGCCGCGGCAGCCGGTGCGAAGCTATTCGGTTTCAGCGCGTGCTTGAGCGCAACCTCCATGATTTATCTTGTTCTCGCCGTGCCGATGCTATGGCCGGCACGGAACGTTTCGTACAGGTCAGGGGCTTCATCCATCGCGCCAACCGCCTAA
- a CDS encoding tetratricopeptide repeat protein has product MNCNCLGAARDASPVITPALLPAVQSIQLLQGLPKRVILFFSGSSPLFIEDMTGVLELQSEVTRDIAKQIRVQLSHEEKADLTRVRPVNPETEDLYLRGKERFFAGDQKTAFTCIKKAVLSDPNYAPAHAALAQCFGWPGSSGLMPRSEGFAQQYAEARKALELDESLPQAHIELGYVAMSQGWNWDVQGREFFRAVQLDTSLAVAHEAYSECLLRLGRISERLLRPS; this is encoded by the coding sequence TTGAACTGCAACTGTCTCGGAGCTGCTCGCGATGCCTCTCCAGTAATAACACCTGCGTTGCTGCCTGCGGTGCAGTCGATACAACTGCTTCAAGGATTGCCAAAGAGGGTTATTTTATTCTTCTCCGGTTCAAGCCCGCTATTCATAGAGGATATGACCGGTGTTTTGGAACTGCAGAGCGAGGTGACACGGGACATCGCCAAGCAGATCCGCGTCCAACTAAGCCACGAGGAAAAGGCCGACCTCACGCGCGTCCGCCCGGTAAATCCTGAGACAGAAGACCTCTACCTGCGGGGCAAGGAGCGTTTCTTCGCAGGTGACCAAAAGACCGCCTTCACCTGTATCAAGAAGGCAGTTCTATCCGATCCCAACTACGCGCCGGCGCACGCCGCCTTGGCCCAATGCTTTGGATGGCCAGGGAGCAGCGGCCTGATGCCTCGCTCGGAGGGCTTCGCGCAGCAGTATGCCGAGGCGCGCAAAGCTCTTGAACTCGATGAGTCTCTTCCTCAAGCCCATATTGAGCTTGGCTATGTTGCGATGAGTCAGGGGTGGAATTGGGATGTTCAAGGCAGAGAGTTCTTTCGTGCCGTTCAACTGGACACCAGTCTAGCTGTCGCCCACGAGGCCTATTCCGAATGTCTGTTACGCCTGGGTAGGATTTCAGAGCGATTGCTGAGACCGAGCTGA
- a CDS encoding glycoside hydrolase family 31 protein — MRVTVCSPSLIHIVTRPHGGNAQHPQPWLLPAEQSCKGAPFEFSQDEKTFSVKTAKLTATLSKERGNLSFLTADGKPLTNEGDAVPRTYKAETLNGEQTYHIVDRFRPDNSEAFYGLGQHQSGMFNYRGATVEIGQNNTDIAIPFLVSSKGYGILWNTASFTYVDNRFPLELSFDSLAGQGIDYFIVYGPEMDDIIHEYRNLTGHAPMLPRWSYGFIQSKDRYKSLDEINGIASRYRSEHIPMDTVVQDWFWWKTEGDPYFNENYHDVPADLAKLHDNHVHTMISTWGLIDPAAETYKKLDAKGLFVPHANVYDASSPEARAVYWNSLTVKLFKQGWDSFWLDSAEPEEFWPHMGDSILRDRKIAIGNGAEYTNIYPLVHNEGIQQHWRETTDQKRVFLLTRSAFLGSQRVGGTVWSGDVYSSYWGLRHQIAGGLNYALTGLPYWTTDIGGYWPGEFDGKTTSPEYQELYLRWFQFGTFCPVFRSHGHRPNNEIWTYPMVEPSLIAFDKLRYRMMPYIYSLGWKVSHDDYTIQRPLVMDFRNDAITHDIADQFMFGPAVMVNPVTEAGAIERRVYFPKDSLWYDFWTGEKIQGGKYIQAPAPLERLPLYVRAGSILPLGPDEEYADEKPNGPLELRIYPGANGTFTLYNDEGNNYNYEKGEFSTIRVTWSEADRTVTIGARTGRYPGMPKTISLHLFLASAGKGFAASSEREGKSVQYDGSELKIKLD, encoded by the coding sequence ATGAGAGTGACGGTCTGCTCGCCCTCATTGATTCATATTGTCACCCGACCCCATGGCGGCAACGCCCAGCATCCGCAACCCTGGCTTCTGCCGGCGGAGCAATCTTGCAAGGGCGCCCCTTTTGAATTCTCCCAGGACGAGAAGACATTCTCGGTGAAGACTGCCAAGCTGACCGCGACCCTCAGCAAAGAGCGAGGGAATCTGAGCTTCCTCACTGCCGACGGGAAGCCGCTTACGAACGAAGGCGATGCAGTTCCGCGAACTTACAAGGCCGAGACGCTGAATGGCGAGCAGACCTATCACATCGTCGATCGTTTCCGGCCAGACAACTCGGAGGCCTTTTACGGCCTCGGTCAGCACCAATCGGGCATGTTCAACTACCGCGGTGCAACGGTTGAGATTGGCCAGAACAACACCGACATTGCGATCCCTTTTCTCGTCTCTTCGAAGGGCTATGGGATTCTTTGGAATACCGCATCCTTCACCTATGTCGACAACCGGTTTCCATTGGAACTATCCTTCGACTCTCTCGCGGGGCAGGGTATCGACTACTTCATCGTCTACGGTCCCGAGATGGACGACATCATCCATGAGTACCGCAATCTGACGGGCCATGCTCCGATGTTGCCACGCTGGTCTTATGGGTTCATTCAATCCAAGGACCGCTATAAGTCGCTCGATGAGATCAACGGAATCGCCAGCCGCTACCGCAGCGAGCACATCCCGATGGACACCGTGGTCCAGGACTGGTTCTGGTGGAAGACCGAAGGTGATCCCTATTTCAACGAAAACTATCATGATGTGCCGGCTGACTTAGCGAAGCTGCACGACAACCATGTTCACACCATGATCTCTACCTGGGGCTTGATCGATCCTGCAGCGGAGACCTACAAGAAGCTCGACGCAAAGGGACTCTTCGTTCCTCATGCGAACGTCTACGACGCTTCCAGCCCTGAGGCTCGCGCGGTCTATTGGAACTCCCTTACCGTGAAACTCTTCAAGCAGGGATGGGACTCGTTCTGGCTGGACAGCGCGGAGCCGGAAGAGTTCTGGCCACACATGGGAGATTCCATTCTGCGGGACAGGAAGATCGCCATTGGCAACGGGGCCGAGTACACGAACATTTATCCCCTTGTTCATAACGAAGGCATCCAACAGCACTGGCGCGAAACCACCGACCAGAAGCGCGTCTTCCTGCTTACCCGTTCTGCATTTCTGGGCTCGCAGCGCGTGGGGGGGACGGTTTGGTCGGGCGATGTTTACAGCAGCTACTGGGGCCTGCGTCACCAGATCGCGGGTGGTTTGAACTACGCGCTAACCGGGCTGCCTTACTGGACGACTGACATCGGCGGCTATTGGCCGGGAGAGTTCGACGGCAAGACCACTAGCCCGGAGTATCAGGAACTCTATCTCCGCTGGTTCCAGTTCGGTACCTTCTGCCCTGTCTTCCGCTCGCACGGGCATCGCCCTAACAACGAGATATGGACTTACCCAATGGTCGAGCCATCTCTCATCGCCTTCGACAAGCTGCGTTACCGCATGATGCCGTATATCTATTCGCTCGGCTGGAAGGTTTCGCATGACGACTACACGATCCAACGCCCGCTGGTCATGGACTTCCGCAACGACGCAATCACGCACGACATCGCAGACCAGTTCATGTTTGGGCCCGCTGTGATGGTGAATCCGGTAACTGAGGCAGGTGCCATCGAGCGGCGTGTCTATTTCCCGAAGGACAGCCTCTGGTATGACTTCTGGACCGGCGAAAAGATCCAAGGAGGCAAATATATCCAGGCACCGGCGCCACTTGAGCGCCTGCCGCTCTACGTGCGAGCAGGTTCGATCCTGCCGCTTGGTCCTGATGAAGAGTATGCCGATGAGAAGCCAAATGGCCCGCTCGAACTAAGAATCTATCCTGGAGCGAACGGGACCTTCACCCTTTATAACGACGAAGGCAACAACTATAACTACGAGAAAGGTGAGTTTTCCACGATTCGCGTCACCTGGTCCGAAGCGGATCGCACCGTGACGATTGGTGCCCGTACAGGGCGCTACCCCGGAATGCCGAAGACGATCTCTCTACATCTCTTCCTTGCGAGCGCAGGCAAAGGCTTCGCTGCCTCATCGGAACGGGAAGGCAAGTCCGTGCAATATGATGGCTCGGAGCTGAAGATCAAACTGGATTAA
- a CDS encoding TonB-dependent receptor yields MKQICAATIAAFFSCLSISAQDAKPSDSMQGMQMYPPKISPQTAPKPCVEDMPGMSMCPHPSQDSSAAMPGMKMNPGMDEMMQNMHPHRFIQQIMHHASSGTSAEPNSTATPMLMTMKGSWMLMFHANVFITDTQQSGPRGADKFYSTNWFMPMAERRLGPGQLTLRAMFSLEPATISQRQYPLLFQQGETAFGKPIADGQHPHDFFMELGALYDVKLGEKTLLSFYAAPIGDPAIGPTAYPHRASASEDPVGSLGHHQEDSTHIASDVVTVGVTHGIARIEVGGFHGREPDEFRWNIDQGKIDSWSTRLTLQPAQNWSGQVSYARLKSPEQLFPNEDQARTTASAMYNRPFHEGNWSNTLLWGRTRSLADDSKENSYLLESLVRFKTRNYAWTRMENAGRSNELVNGANPLPAGFQEGPIGHVAAYTFGYDRDIDLLPHVRTALGTQVTTYGVPEVLQSIYGSHPVGVSIFVRLRPFAGKQR; encoded by the coding sequence ATGAAACAAATCTGTGCCGCAACGATCGCCGCCTTCTTCTCTTGCCTGTCAATTAGTGCACAGGACGCCAAGCCTTCGGACTCCATGCAGGGAATGCAGATGTATCCGCCAAAGATCAGTCCGCAGACGGCACCCAAGCCCTGCGTCGAAGACATGCCGGGGATGAGCATGTGCCCTCATCCGTCGCAGGATAGTAGCGCCGCGATGCCGGGGATGAAGATGAACCCCGGCATGGATGAGATGATGCAGAACATGCATCCGCACAGATTCATTCAGCAGATCATGCACCACGCCTCTTCAGGTACCAGCGCCGAACCAAACTCCACCGCAACGCCGATGCTGATGACCATGAAGGGCTCGTGGATGCTGATGTTCCACGCCAACGTCTTCATCACGGATACGCAGCAGAGCGGGCCGCGTGGCGCGGATAAGTTCTACTCGACGAACTGGTTCATGCCCATGGCGGAACGACGCCTCGGTCCGGGACAGCTCACACTGCGCGCCATGTTCAGCCTTGAGCCGGCGACGATCTCGCAACGGCAGTATCCGCTGCTCTTTCAGCAAGGCGAGACCGCGTTCGGCAAGCCCATCGCGGACGGCCAGCATCCTCACGACTTCTTTATGGAGCTTGGCGCGCTGTACGACGTGAAGCTTGGTGAGAAGACGCTGCTCTCGTTCTACGCGGCGCCCATCGGCGATCCCGCGATTGGGCCGACGGCGTATCCACATCGCGCTTCTGCTTCGGAAGATCCCGTTGGCAGCCTTGGGCATCACCAGGAAGATTCGACCCACATCGCCAGCGATGTCGTCACGGTCGGAGTGACGCATGGCATTGCGCGGATCGAGGTGGGTGGCTTCCACGGTCGCGAACCGGATGAGTTTCGCTGGAACATCGATCAGGGAAAGATCGACTCCTGGTCGACGCGGCTTACGCTGCAACCCGCGCAGAATTGGAGCGGGCAGGTCTCCTACGCTCGCCTAAAGAGCCCGGAGCAGCTGTTCCCAAACGAAGACCAGGCCCGGACGACCGCCTCCGCGATGTACAACCGGCCCTTCCACGAAGGCAACTGGTCGAACACCTTGCTGTGGGGTAGAACGCGGTCACTAGCCGATGACTCAAAGGAGAACAGCTATCTGCTCGAGTCGCTGGTTCGCTTCAAGACGCGCAACTATGCGTGGACGCGAATGGAGAATGCGGGCCGTTCGAACGAGTTGGTGAACGGGGCGAACCCTCTGCCTGCTGGATTTCAGGAGGGACCGATTGGCCACGTTGCCGCCTACACCTTTGGCTATGACAGGGACATCGATCTACTGCCCCACGTGAGAACAGCGCTGGGGACACAAGTGACGACATACGGCGTTCCGGAGGTGCTGCAGTCGATCTACGGATCTCATCCCGTTGGCGTGTCGATCTTCGTCCGATTGCGTCCGTTCGCGGGCAAGCAGAGATGA